One genomic segment of Sanyastnella coralliicola includes these proteins:
- the nusG gene encoding transcription termination/antitermination protein NusG, which translates to MAEINKKWYVVRAISGQEKKVKDSIESEIAAQGLQDYVGQILIPIEKIYQIRNGKKVSKERSLFPGYVFIECSLVGEVPHTIRNVTNVIGFLGAEKRGEPLPLTNAEVNRMLGKVDELAESDEELNIPFIVGETIKVIDGPFNGFNGTIEEINEEKKKLKVMVKIFGRKTPVELGYLQVEKEA; encoded by the coding sequence ATGGCTGAGATAAATAAGAAATGGTACGTTGTTCGCGCAATTAGCGGACAAGAGAAGAAAGTGAAAGACTCGATTGAGAGTGAGATCGCAGCACAAGGTCTTCAAGACTACGTGGGGCAGATCCTTATTCCAATCGAAAAGATATATCAGATCCGAAACGGGAAGAAGGTAAGCAAAGAGCGTAGCCTTTTCCCAGGATACGTTTTCATCGAGTGTTCACTCGTTGGAGAGGTGCCACACACGATCCGAAACGTCACCAACGTTATCGGATTCCTCGGAGCTGAAAAACGCGGTGAGCCACTACCGTTGACAAACGCAGAGGTGAACCGTATGCTCGGTAAAGTTGATGAACTCGCTGAGTCTGACGAAGAGTTGAACATCCCATTCATCGTTGGTGAAACTATCAAGGTGATCGACGGACCGTTCAACGGATTCAACGGAACGATCGAGGAGATCAACGAAGAGAAGAAGAAACTGAAGGTGATGGTGAAAATCTTCGGTCGAAAAACTCCTGTAGAACTAGGCTACCTGCAGGTAGAAAAAGAAGCCTAA
- a CDS encoding adenine phosphoribosyltransferase, with the protein MIEERIHQTVRTVPDFPKPGIQFKDISTLCLDPKLAGDIVDELAARSPEGVSAVVGIESRGFLFGVPLAIKLGVPFVLLRKAGKLPAETIAYSYDLEYGQATIEMHKDAIQAGDKVLVHDDLLATGGTALAAAELVKQQGGEVAGFSFLMSIDVLDGEEAIRKQCQNIAILARS; encoded by the coding sequence ATGATCGAAGAACGCATCCATCAAACGGTGAGAACCGTCCCTGATTTCCCCAAGCCTGGAATTCAGTTTAAAGATATCAGCACGCTGTGCCTCGATCCGAAGTTGGCGGGTGATATTGTAGATGAATTGGCAGCACGATCACCTGAGGGTGTCAGCGCGGTAGTAGGTATCGAAAGTAGAGGGTTCCTTTTTGGTGTGCCATTGGCGATTAAGTTAGGTGTACCTTTTGTGTTGTTACGCAAGGCAGGTAAGCTACCGGCAGAAACCATCGCCTACAGTTATGATCTTGAATATGGCCAAGCGACGATAGAAATGCACAAAGATGCGATTCAAGCAGGCGACAAGGTCTTGGTTCATGATGATCTTCTGGCGACGGGGGGTACGGCACTCGCTGCCGCGGAATTGGTGAAACAACAAGGTGGGGAAGTGGCAGGATTCTCGTTTTTGATGTCGATTGATGTCTTGGATGGGGAAGAGGCAATCCGCAAGCAGTGCCAGAATATTGCTATTTTAGCGCGCTCTTAA
- the rpsU gene encoding 30S ribosomal protein S21 produces MLIIPVKEGENIERALKKFKKKFDRTGTMRELRYRQEYVKPSIERREAKKKAVYKNTLRQREE; encoded by the coding sequence ATGTTGATCATACCAGTAAAAGAAGGAGAGAACATCGAACGTGCTCTCAAGAAGTTCAAGAAGAAATTCGATCGTACGGGAACAATGCGTGAGCTTCGTTACCGTCAAGAGTATGTGAAGCCATCTATCGAACGTCGTGAGGCGAAGAAGAAAGCTGTTTACAAAAACACGCTTCGTCAGCGCGAAGAATAA
- the tuf gene encoding elongation factor Tu encodes MAKETFDRSKPHVNIGTIGHVDHGKTTLTAAITKVLADAGHSEARSFDQIDNAPEEKERGITINSSHVEYATANRHYAHVDCPGHADYVKNMVTGAAQMDGAILVVAATDGPMPQTREHILLGRQVGVPRIVVFLNKVDMVDDEELLELVEMEVRDLLSFYEYDGDETPVIQGSALGALNGEGKWVETVLNLMEAVDNWIEIPPRDNEKPFLMSVEDVFSITGRGTVATGRIETGVINSGEEVEIVGMQEESLKSTVTGVEMFRKILDRGEAGDNVGLLLRGVDKKEIRRGMVIVKPGSITPHTKFKGEVYILKKEEGGRHTPFHNRYRPQFYFRTTDVTGEIILGDGREMVMPGDNVTIEVNLIAPVAMDKGLRFAIREGGRTVGAGQVTEIIE; translated from the coding sequence ATGGCTAAAGAAACATTCGACCGTTCGAAGCCGCACGTGAATATTGGAACCATTGGTCACGTTGACCACGGTAAGACCACTCTTACAGCAGCGATCACTAAAGTACTTGCTGACGCTGGTCACTCTGAGGCACGTAGCTTCGACCAAATTGACAACGCACCTGAAGAAAAGGAGCGTGGTATTACAATTAACTCTTCACACGTAGAGTACGCAACTGCAAACCGTCACTACGCACACGTTGACTGTCCTGGACACGCCGACTACGTGAAGAACATGGTAACTGGTGCTGCTCAAATGGACGGAGCGATCCTTGTGGTTGCTGCAACTGATGGGCCTATGCCACAGACACGTGAGCACATCCTTCTTGGACGTCAGGTAGGTGTACCACGTATCGTTGTGTTCCTGAACAAAGTTGACATGGTAGATGACGAAGAGCTTCTAGAGCTTGTTGAAATGGAGGTTCGTGACCTTCTGTCATTCTACGAATACGATGGTGATGAAACTCCTGTAATCCAGGGATCTGCACTTGGTGCATTGAATGGAGAAGGGAAGTGGGTTGAAACTGTACTTAACCTTATGGAAGCAGTTGACAACTGGATCGAAATCCCACCACGTGATAACGAAAAGCCTTTCTTGATGTCTGTTGAGGACGTATTCTCGATCACTGGTCGTGGTACTGTAGCAACAGGACGTATCGAAACAGGAGTAATCAACTCTGGTGAAGAAGTTGAGATCGTAGGTATGCAGGAAGAGAGCCTTAAGTCTACAGTGACTGGGGTTGAGATGTTCCGTAAGATCCTTGATCGCGGTGAAGCTGGAGATAACGTAGGTCTACTTCTACGTGGTGTTGACAAGAAGGAGATTCGCCGTGGTATGGTGATCGTGAAGCCTGGGTCAATCACTCCTCACACGAAGTTCAAAGGAGAGGTTTACATCCTTAAGAAAGAAGAAGGTGGACGTCACACTCCATTCCACAACCGCTACCGTCCACAGTTCTACTTCCGTACGACGGACGTAACTGGTGAGATCATCCTTGGTGATGGACGCGAGATGGTGATGCCTGGTGATAACGTAACCATCGAAGTGAATTTGATCGCTCCTGTAGCGATGGACAAAGGACTTCGTTTCGCAATCCGCGAAGGTGGACGTACAGTAGGAGCTGGACAGGTGACTGAGATCATCGAGTAA
- a CDS encoding acyl-CoA dehydrogenase, giving the protein MNFEQNENLKMIEQMARDFAEREIRPHFMEWDETQHFPKELFHKLGELGMMGVLVPEQYGGAGLGYFEYMIVIQEIAKVCGSIGLSVAAHNSLCTNHILSFGTEEQKQKYLPKLASGEWIGAWGLTEANTGSDAMRMKCVAKKEGNEWVLNGTKNWITHGISGDVAVVLARTGDLLDSNGITAFVVERGTPGFKGGKKENKLGMRASETAELIFEDCRIPEENVLGEIGAGFKQAMKILDGGRISIGALALGIAKGAMEASVRYSKEREQFGQPIANFQAIAFKLADMATEIEASEMLLSEAADLKNRGENVTKVSAMAKYYASEVSVKVATEGVQIFGGYGYTKDFPVEKFYRDSKLCTIGEGTSEIQKLVISREILKD; this is encoded by the coding sequence ATGAACTTTGAGCAGAACGAAAATTTGAAGATGATCGAGCAGATGGCTCGTGACTTCGCAGAACGTGAAATTCGTCCACACTTTATGGAGTGGGATGAAACACAGCATTTCCCAAAAGAACTCTTTCACAAGCTTGGTGAACTCGGTATGATGGGGGTTTTGGTACCCGAACAATACGGGGGCGCCGGACTAGGATACTTCGAATACATGATCGTAATCCAGGAGATTGCGAAGGTGTGTGGTTCGATTGGTCTATCCGTTGCAGCACACAACTCACTGTGCACCAACCACATTTTGTCATTCGGAACAGAAGAACAAAAGCAGAAGTACCTACCTAAACTTGCTTCAGGTGAATGGATCGGAGCTTGGGGCTTAACAGAAGCAAACACAGGTTCAGACGCGATGCGCATGAAGTGTGTAGCTAAGAAGGAAGGAAACGAATGGGTGTTGAACGGAACAAAGAACTGGATTACTCACGGAATTAGTGGTGATGTGGCTGTAGTTCTTGCCCGTACCGGAGACCTTCTTGATTCAAACGGCATCACCGCATTCGTTGTAGAACGCGGAACGCCAGGATTCAAAGGAGGGAAGAAGGAAAACAAATTAGGAATGCGCGCCAGTGAAACGGCGGAGCTTATCTTCGAAGATTGCCGCATTCCAGAAGAAAATGTACTCGGAGAGATCGGAGCTGGTTTCAAGCAAGCGATGAAGATTCTTGATGGCGGACGTATCAGTATTGGAGCGTTGGCATTGGGAATTGCGAAGGGAGCGATGGAAGCAAGTGTTCGCTACTCAAAAGAGCGTGAGCAGTTCGGACAACCAATTGCAAACTTCCAGGCAATTGCCTTTAAGTTGGCAGATATGGCTACAGAAATTGAAGCATCTGAGATGTTGCTTTCTGAGGCAGCCGATTTGAAGAACCGTGGAGAGAACGTCACCAAGGTATCAGCCATGGCAAAGTACTACGCGAGTGAAGTTTCAGTGAAAGTAGCGACGGAAGGTGTGCAAATCTTCGGTGGTTATGGATACACGAAAGACTTCCCTGTAGAGAAGTTCTACCGTGATAGTAAGCTATGTACTATCGGGGAAGGAACCTCAGAGATCCAGAAATTGGTGATTTCGAGGGAAATATTAAAAGATTGA
- a CDS encoding ComEA family DNA-binding protein: MKLFDSFWRSLELNKRERSGMIVLAFILLAIIAAQSIRRQWVYEEESDPRLAMVLIPEPPEDLTILKEESYFPFNPNELADSGWLALGLSEHELQGLRNYMRSGARFQTREDLDRVYSIPDPWLERHADDLRFYPPEVPTVDVDVSDLASAETSMTTEQKPLLELNTADSIDLQELAGVGAYSARKVLRFRDALGGFASAEQLAEVWGLHPEVRTKLIAQVTIDSTLVKRIAIDTAGKRTIAAHPYISWKAAKALVNYRQHHGPFNQLEDIRGCLLVSDSLYRKIEPYLYLHDRRTHPSNGENRP, encoded by the coding sequence ATGAAACTTTTCGATTCTTTCTGGCGCTCTCTCGAATTAAACAAGAGGGAGCGGTCAGGAATGATCGTCTTGGCTTTCATTTTGCTAGCCATTATCGCTGCACAATCTATTCGTAGGCAGTGGGTGTATGAAGAAGAATCAGATCCACGGCTCGCCATGGTCTTGATTCCTGAGCCTCCCGAAGATCTGACTATTCTCAAAGAGGAGAGCTATTTCCCTTTTAATCCGAATGAACTAGCTGACAGTGGTTGGCTCGCTCTCGGCTTGTCTGAACACGAGCTTCAAGGGCTTCGGAACTACATGCGTTCCGGTGCTAGATTTCAGACCAGAGAAGACCTTGACCGGGTTTATTCCATCCCAGACCCATGGCTTGAGCGCCATGCAGATGACCTTCGTTTTTATCCTCCAGAAGTTCCTACTGTTGATGTTGATGTTTCTGATCTCGCTAGCGCGGAAACGAGTATGACCACTGAGCAAAAGCCATTACTTGAATTGAATACGGCGGATAGTATTGACCTGCAAGAGCTCGCTGGAGTGGGTGCTTATTCCGCTCGTAAGGTGCTGCGTTTTAGAGATGCTTTAGGTGGTTTCGCTAGCGCGGAACAGCTAGCTGAAGTTTGGGGGCTTCATCCTGAAGTTCGTACAAAACTCATCGCTCAAGTCACCATCGATTCCACGCTAGTGAAAAGAATAGCCATTGACACAGCGGGAAAAAGAACCATCGCTGCCCACCCTTACATTTCATGGAAAGCAGCCAAGGCATTGGTTAATTATCGACAGCATCATGGCCCATTCAATCAGCTTGAAGACATTCGTGGATGTTTGTTGGTGAGTGATAGCTTGTATCGAAAGATCGAACCCTATCTTTACCTCCATGATCGAAGAACGCATCCATCAAACGGTGAGAACCGTCCCTGA
- the rplL gene encoding 50S ribosomal protein L7/L12, with protein MADLKAFAEELVNLTVKEVNELAEILKEEYGIEPAAAAAVVAGPAGGGDAGGGDEKTEFDVILKAPGGAKLAVVKLVKELTGLGLKEAKGIVDSAPAPIKEGVPKDEADSLKSQLEEAGAEVEVK; from the coding sequence ATGGCGGATTTGAAAGCATTTGCTGAAGAGCTAGTTAACCTAACAGTAAAAGAGGTGAACGAGCTTGCAGAAATCCTCAAGGAAGAATACGGTATCGAACCTGCTGCTGCTGCTGCAGTAGTTGCTGGTCCTGCTGGTGGCGGAGACGCTGGAGGCGGTGACGAGAAAACTGAGTTCGACGTAATCCTTAAGGCTCCAGGTGGAGCGAAGCTTGCAGTAGTAAAGCTTGTTAAGGAACTAACTGGTCTGGGTCTTAAAGAAGCGAAAGGAATCGTTGACTCAGCACCTGCTCCAATCAAGGAAGGTGTACCTAAAGATGAAGCTGATTCATTGAAGTCACAACTTGAAGAAGCTGGAGCAGAAGTTGAGGTTAAGTAA
- the secE gene encoding preprotein translocase subunit SecE, with amino-acid sequence MAGIKSYFEESYQELVNKVTWPTWKELQEASVLVFIASLIFAGIIFLMDYVFGVNAEDSLWRGIIGFLYDLL; translated from the coding sequence ATGGCAGGAATTAAATCATATTTCGAAGAGTCTTACCAGGAATTGGTAAACAAGGTGACTTGGCCTACTTGGAAAGAACTTCAGGAAGCGTCTGTATTGGTATTCATTGCTTCGCTCATTTTCGCTGGTATTATCTTCTTGATGGATTACGTGTTCGGAGTGAACGCTGAAGACTCTTTATGGAGAGGAATTATTGGCTTCTTGTACGACCTACTGTAA
- a CDS encoding tyrosine-type recombinase/integrase: MSRIDLFLQYLRSEKRSSEHTVKSYATDLGQFQDYLASQYEMDDLTSSTSMMIRSWLADMKSRGISAKSMHRKRSSLSTYFKFARKQGWVDHDPVKKTVAPKMEKRLPVFASEDQMGKLLDEVMKGGEDFSSKRDRLMVTIFYETGIRLSELIGITMQAIDFQRGMLKVLGKRNKERLIPLSKETLDLTKDYIESRQAITGSGDAYLLCTDRGAKLYPNFVYRKVNAYLGEVSSLDKRSPHVLRHTFATHMLNNGAQLNTVKELLGHANLSATQVYTHNTIEKLKNIHEQKHPKG, encoded by the coding sequence ATGTCTAGAATTGATCTATTCCTTCAGTACCTCCGCTCGGAGAAACGTTCTTCGGAACACACAGTAAAGAGTTACGCCACCGATCTGGGGCAGTTTCAAGACTATTTAGCGTCTCAATACGAGATGGATGACCTGACGTCGTCAACGAGCATGATGATTCGTTCTTGGCTTGCGGATATGAAGTCGCGAGGGATCAGTGCGAAGTCTATGCATCGGAAACGATCAAGTCTTTCTACCTATTTCAAGTTTGCCCGAAAGCAAGGCTGGGTTGATCACGATCCTGTGAAGAAAACCGTGGCTCCGAAAATGGAGAAACGACTGCCAGTATTTGCGAGTGAAGATCAGATGGGCAAGTTGCTCGATGAGGTCATGAAGGGAGGCGAAGACTTTTCGTCGAAAAGAGACCGTTTGATGGTAACCATCTTCTATGAAACGGGTATACGCTTATCAGAGCTGATCGGTATTACGATGCAAGCGATTGATTTTCAACGCGGCATGTTAAAGGTGCTTGGAAAGCGAAACAAAGAGCGGCTAATTCCGTTATCTAAAGAGACATTGGATCTAACGAAAGATTACATCGAATCAAGGCAAGCGATCACCGGATCTGGAGACGCTTATTTACTCTGTACAGACCGGGGCGCCAAACTCTATCCAAATTTTGTTTATCGCAAGGTGAATGCTTATCTTGGAGAGGTAAGCAGCCTGGATAAGAGAAGTCCGCACGTCTTACGTCACACATTCGCGACGCATATGCTAAACAATGGAGCACAACTGAATACAGTAAAAGAGTTGTTAGGGCATGCGAATCTTTCAGCGACCCAGGTGTATACTCATAACACGATCGAAAAGCTCAAGAATATTCATGAGCAGAAACACCCTAAGGGATAA
- the hpf gene encoding ribosome hibernation-promoting factor, HPF/YfiA family produces the protein MQVQVHSIHFDADQKLITFINEKLQKLTTFHDQIIGGEVFLRLEKSDVNENKVAEIKLHVPGKDLFAKRQCRTFEEATDDAVEALRRQIRKQRDKARSH, from the coding sequence ATGCAGGTACAAGTTCATTCAATCCATTTTGATGCTGATCAGAAGCTGATCACTTTCATTAACGAGAAACTGCAAAAGCTGACCACCTTTCATGACCAGATTATTGGTGGCGAAGTTTTTCTTCGTCTAGAGAAGTCTGACGTGAATGAAAACAAGGTGGCAGAGATCAAATTGCACGTGCCAGGAAAAGATCTATTCGCTAAGCGTCAGTGTCGTACGTTCGAAGAAGCGACAGACGATGCAGTAGAGGCACTGCGACGACAAATTCGAAAGCAGCGCGACAAGGCTAGATCGCACTGA
- the rplA gene encoding 50S ribosomal protein L1 produces MGRLTKNRKAALEKYDPESSYSLSDAASIVKTLSNSKFDASVDIAVRLGVDPRKSNQMVRGTVSLPHGTGKNVRVLVLCTPDKEQEASDAGADYVGLDEYLTKIKGGWTDVDVIITTPSVMGKVGALGRILGPRGLMPNPKSGTVTMEVGKAVTDVKAGKIDFKVDKYGIIHASVGKVSFDAKQLQDNAAELISTLMKLKPASAKGAYIKSISLSATMSPGVKVEPKSVAS; encoded by the coding sequence ATGGGAAGATTAACCAAAAACAGGAAAGCAGCCCTCGAGAAGTATGATCCAGAATCAAGCTATAGCTTGTCTGATGCGGCTTCGATCGTAAAGACATTGTCTAATAGCAAGTTCGATGCTTCTGTGGACATTGCAGTTCGTCTTGGTGTTGATCCCAGAAAGTCTAACCAAATGGTTCGTGGAACAGTATCACTGCCCCACGGTACCGGAAAGAACGTTCGCGTTCTTGTACTCTGTACACCTGACAAAGAGCAGGAGGCGTCTGACGCCGGTGCAGATTACGTTGGACTGGATGAGTATCTGACTAAAATCAAGGGCGGATGGACCGACGTTGACGTTATTATTACCACCCCTAGCGTAATGGGGAAAGTTGGTGCACTAGGACGAATCCTCGGACCTCGTGGACTAATGCCAAACCCGAAATCGGGTACCGTTACGATGGAGGTAGGAAAGGCTGTTACAGATGTAAAAGCAGGTAAAATTGACTTTAAGGTAGATAAGTATGGAATTATCCATGCATCTGTTGGAAAGGTCTCTTTCGATGCGAAACAACTTCAAGATAATGCTGCAGAGCTTATCTCGACGTTGATGAAGCTCAAGCCTGCTTCGGCAAAAGGGGCATACATTAAGAGCATCTCTTTGAGTGCGACAATGAGCCCTGGAGTGAAGGTAGAACCCAAATCAGTTGCATCGTAA
- a CDS encoding alanine/glycine:cation symporter family protein: MIKSILRLSLILSFFAFSVPQMAWAQDEDVPTISEAQETTVAADEMEPQERTFNDAINDFMEPITGAVGMVIFFTVPLFGQDIPFVLIWLIAGALIFTVFFKFINLRGFRHALDVVRGKYDDPNHAGEVSHFQALTAALSGTVGVGNIAGVAVAISLGGPGATFWMIVAGLLGMSSKFVECTLGVKYRNKNEDGSVSGGPMYYLSKGLAAQNKEGFGKVLAIIFAIACIGGSLGGGCMVQINQATGQLITVTGGESSFLSGQGWIFGAAMAVVVAIIIIGGIKSIAKVTDKVVPFMVGIYIAGALVVLGYHVADIPGAFGDIIAGAFTKNAAFGGFIGVLILGFKRAAFSNEAGIGSASIAHSAAKTDEPISEGIVALLEPFIDTVVICTMTALVIIITGSAPTEATDITSDAAIGLTSSAFATVMSWFPLVLSVAVILFALSTMISWSYYGLKAWGYLFGESKNAANIYKVIFCLFVIIGSAISAQQVFDFGDAMIFAMCFPNVLGLYFLAPEIRNDLKNYFARIKSGEIKRYK, translated from the coding sequence ATGATCAAATCAATACTGAGACTAAGCCTCATTCTGTCATTTTTTGCTTTTTCCGTACCGCAAATGGCATGGGCTCAAGACGAAGATGTTCCAACTATTAGCGAGGCACAAGAAACTACGGTGGCCGCTGATGAAATGGAGCCTCAGGAACGCACATTTAATGATGCGATCAATGATTTCATGGAGCCAATTACGGGTGCCGTGGGAATGGTGATCTTCTTCACTGTTCCACTTTTTGGTCAAGACATTCCTTTCGTATTGATTTGGCTGATAGCTGGAGCACTGATCTTCACCGTCTTCTTTAAGTTTATCAACCTAAGGGGATTCAGGCACGCTCTCGATGTTGTGCGAGGTAAGTACGACGATCCAAACCACGCTGGTGAGGTATCGCACTTCCAGGCACTGACGGCAGCACTTTCAGGAACAGTAGGGGTAGGTAATATCGCAGGGGTAGCCGTGGCTATTTCGCTCGGTGGACCTGGAGCTACTTTCTGGATGATTGTGGCTGGTCTACTAGGTATGTCATCAAAGTTTGTGGAGTGTACCCTCGGTGTGAAGTACCGCAATAAGAACGAAGATGGATCTGTTTCGGGTGGACCTATGTACTACCTGAGCAAAGGATTAGCTGCACAGAATAAAGAAGGGTTTGGTAAAGTTTTGGCCATCATTTTTGCGATCGCTTGTATTGGAGGTTCACTTGGAGGTGGTTGTATGGTTCAAATTAACCAGGCCACGGGTCAGCTGATTACAGTGACAGGTGGTGAGTCAAGCTTCCTTTCTGGACAAGGTTGGATCTTTGGAGCGGCGATGGCTGTTGTAGTGGCAATCATCATCATTGGTGGTATCAAGAGTATCGCAAAAGTGACTGACAAAGTGGTTCCTTTCATGGTAGGTATCTACATCGCTGGAGCATTGGTTGTACTAGGTTACCACGTGGCTGATATCCCTGGAGCCTTTGGTGATATTATCGCTGGAGCATTCACGAAGAATGCAGCCTTCGGTGGATTCATCGGGGTATTGATTCTCGGATTCAAACGTGCGGCGTTCTCGAACGAGGCAGGTATTGGTTCTGCTTCTATCGCGCACTCTGCTGCGAAAACGGATGAGCCAATTTCGGAAGGTATTGTTGCGCTACTTGAGCCATTCATCGATACAGTAGTGATCTGTACGATGACAGCATTGGTGATTATTATTACAGGATCTGCTCCGACGGAAGCAACAGACATCACAAGTGATGCTGCTATTGGTTTGACTTCTTCAGCTTTCGCTACAGTAATGAGCTGGTTCCCACTTGTACTTTCAGTAGCCGTAATTCTCTTTGCACTTTCAACGATGATCTCATGGTCTTACTACGGTTTGAAAGCATGGGGTTACTTATTCGGTGAGAGCAAAAACGCTGCGAACATTTACAAAGTGATCTTCTGTCTTTTCGTAATCATCGGATCTGCGATTAGTGCACAACAGGTATTCGACTTCGGTGATGCGATGATCTTCGCGATGTGTTTCCCGAACGTCCTTGGTTTGTACTTCTTGGCTCCAGAGATCCGCAACGACTTGAAGAACTACTTCGCTCGTATCAAATCAGGAGAGATTAAGCGCTACAAGTAA
- the rplJ gene encoding 50S ribosomal protein L10 encodes MTREEKTQMIEDLQAVLAENDVLYLTDASGLDSVSTSQLRGECFKNGITLRVVKNTLLKIAMDRTEGKDFSPLYDETLKGQTALMIASVGNAPAKLIKEFRKKSDRPTLKGAYIEEACFVGDDKLETLSQIKSKEEVIGEIIGLLQSPAKNVLSALQSGGSTIAGLVKTLQERES; translated from the coding sequence ATGACCAGAGAAGAAAAAACCCAGATGATCGAAGATTTGCAAGCCGTGTTGGCAGAGAACGATGTTCTCTACCTAACTGACGCTTCAGGTCTAGACTCTGTTTCGACAAGCCAACTGAGAGGGGAATGCTTCAAAAACGGAATCACACTACGCGTGGTGAAGAATACACTTCTGAAGATCGCTATGGATCGCACAGAAGGAAAAGACTTCAGCCCACTGTATGATGAGACGCTCAAAGGACAAACTGCACTGATGATTGCATCTGTGGGGAATGCTCCAGCTAAGCTGATCAAAGAATTCCGTAAGAAGTCTGATCGTCCTACACTCAAAGGCGCTTACATTGAAGAGGCATGTTTTGTTGGAGACGACAAACTGGAAACGCTATCACAGATCAAATCAAAGGAAGAAGTTATTGGAGAGATCATTGGTCTTCTACAGTCACCTGCGAAAAACGTTCTGTCTGCACTACAGTCTGGAGGATCTACAATTGCTGGCCTCGTAAAAACGCTTCAAGAGCGTGAATCTTGA
- the rplK gene encoding 50S ribosomal protein L11, whose protein sequence is MAKEVAALIKLQVRGGAANPSPPVGPALGAKGVNIMEFCKQFNARTQDKQGKVLPVVITVYGDKSFDFIIKTPPAAVQLLEAAKIKKGSSEPNRVKVKSVTWDQVRAIAEDKMPDLNCFTVESAMSMVAGTARSMGITVSGERPF, encoded by the coding sequence ATGGCTAAAGAAGTAGCTGCTCTGATCAAACTGCAAGTACGCGGTGGCGCAGCCAACCCTTCGCCACCTGTCGGCCCAGCACTGGGTGCGAAAGGTGTAAACATCATGGAGTTCTGTAAGCAGTTCAATGCTAGAACCCAGGATAAGCAAGGGAAGGTTTTGCCTGTAGTGATCACGGTGTACGGTGATAAGTCTTTTGACTTCATCATCAAAACACCACCGGCTGCCGTTCAACTCCTCGAAGCTGCGAAGATCAAGAAAGGATCGTCGGAGCCTAACCGAGTGAAGGTGAAATCGGTGACTTGGGATCAAGTGCGTGCAATTGCAGAAGACAAGATGCCAGACTTGAATTGCTTTACTGTGGAATCTGCGATGAGCATGGTTGCTGGTACAGCAAGAAGTATGGGTATTACAGTATCCGGTGAACGGCCATTTTAG